The nucleotide window AACTTCGAGGTACCGGCCCGCATGCCACTGATCACGCACGATCGGACCCCTTCCAACGTGACGCTGTCCATAGATGCGCTCGAGGCGCAACTGGCGGACATGCGCGCGGATCTGGAGGCGCTCTATTCCCAGATCAGGGAAGGGAAGTTCGAGGACCTGAGAAACGCCACACGCGCCACGTCGGAGATCCGGCAGTGGCTGAGGATCGCGATAGAAGCGGAGACACAACTTGAAAAACGAAGAGAAAAAGAGCTTGGTGTCGCCGGTGCCTATGCCCTCGACCTCGATGAAGCCCGCGAAAGCATCGGATGTCGACTGGCTCGTCTCCGCAGGGCCCGAGACGCAGAAAGAGTTTCTGGACAGCCTGAGTGACGGCGAGATCCTGTCGCTGCCCTACCTGTTCGATTTCTGGGCGATGGACCACCAGCGCACGCCGGAAGGCGACTGGCGCGCTTGGGTCATCCTGGGCGGGCGTGGCGCGGGCAAGACGCGGGCGGGTGCCGAATGGGTGCGCAGCCAGGTCGAGGGCGCGCGCCCGCTGGATGCCGGGCATTGCCATCGCCTGGCGCTGGTGGGCGAGACCATCGACCAGGTCCGCGACGTGATGATCTTTGGCGAAAGCGGCATCCTGGCCTGCTCGCCCCCCGACCGCCGCCCGGTCTGGCAAGCCACGCGCAAACGGCTGATCTGGCCCAACGGGGCCACCGCACAGGTGTTCTCGGCGCATGACCCGGAAAGCCTGCGCGGGCCGCAATTCGACGGCGCTTGGGTGGACGAGTATGGCTGCGCCGCCGTGGACAAGGGCACCAACCAGCCCAACAAGTTCCTCGATCCGAAATCCTCCGAATCCACTCTGCCGCATTTCTCGGACGGGCGCCGCGACGAGTTGATCCAGCAGCAATACCTGCGCGCCTTCCTCGGCTACTGGAACGATCCCGACAACAATCCGCAATCGGATGTCTACGAGGGTGCGATGCTGGACATGGATCACGCCTATGCCTGGGCCTGGGACATGCGGCCCTATCCCTATTTCCCCAACAACCGCGGGCTCTGGAGCGATGGCGAGAACTACACCCGGGGCCATTGGCTGAACGGGCGCGTCTCCTCGCGTACGCTGTCGTCGGTGATCGACGAGATCTGCCTGCGTACCGGGCTGGAACATTGCGACACCTCCCGCGCCCACGGTCTGGTGCGCGGCTATACGGTCGATCAGGTGTCCGAGGCCCGCGGCGCCCTGCAACCCTTGATGCTGCGCTATGGCGTCGACGCGGTGGATCGCGACGGGCGCCTGCATTTCGTGATGCGCGACGGTCAGAGCGACCGGCTGATCGACCTCGACACGCTGGTCCGCGACCCCGAGCGTGACGGCGTGCTGGAGGAAACCCGCGGTAGCACCGTGGAACTGGCGGGCCGCGTCCGCCTGCGGTTCGTCGAGGCCGACGGCGATTTCGAAGTCATCGCCGAAGAGGCGATCCTGCCCGATGACGCCACCCACGCCGTCTCGACCTCGGAATTTCCTCTGGCCATGACCCGCGCCGAAGGGCGTCAGACGGTGGAACGCTGGCTGTCCGAGGCGCGCGTGGCCACCGACACGGTCCAGCTGACCCTGCCGCCGTCGCAGCTGGACACCGGCGCGGGCGATGTCATCGCCTTGCCCGAAGGGCAGGGGCGCGGTCTCTTTCGCATCGACCGGATCGACCAGATGGCCGCGGCGCAGAAACTCGAAGCGGTGCGTATCGAACCCGAAAGCTATCGCCCCGCCGATTTCGCGGAGGAGGCTGTCACCCTGCGCCCCTTCGTGCCACCGTCCCCGGTCGCGCCGTTCTTCCTCGATCTGCCGCTGCTGACGGGCGAAGAGGTGCCGCACGCGCCGCACCTCGCGGTCACGGCCCGGCCATGGCCGGGATCGGTGGCGCTCTATGCGTCGGACGAGGATGCGAACTACACGCTGAATTCGCTGGTCACGGCCCGCACCCCCGTGGGCGTGCTCGAAACACCTCTGTTTCCCGCGGATCCGGGCCGCATCGACCGGGGTTCGGACCTCCAGGTGCGGATGCTGGCGGGCACGCTGCAAAGCATCAGCGACCTGGCGCTGCTGAACGGCGGCAACCTCTGCGCCATCGGCGACGGAACACCGGACGGGTGGGAGCTGATCCAGTTCCGCGAGGCCGAACTGGTGGACACAGACACGTACCTTCTGCGGCATCGTCTGCGCGGGCAGGTGGGCACCGAGCGCGCCGCGCCCTGGCCGGAGGGCAGCTACCTCGTGCGCCTCGATGGCACCGCCGAGCAGATCGACCTGGCCGAGGCCAAGCGCGGGCTGGCGCGCTACTATCGGATCGGCCCCGCGGGGCGCCCGGTGGACGATCCCAGCTTCAGCGCCGTGCGGCTGGCCTTCGATGGGCTGGGCCTGCGCCCGTTGTCCCCGGTGCACCTGCGGCTCGCGCCCGGGCAGGGGGGCGACCTGTCGCTCAACTGGATCCGGCGCACGCGGATCGGCGGCGACCGCTGGGACACCGCCGAGGTGCCGCTGGGCGAGGAAAAGGAGGAATATGTCGTGCGCGTGGTCCAGGCAGACGCGGTGATCCGCGAGGTCACCGTCGCGGCGCCAACCTGGACCTACAGCGCCGCCGCGCAGGCCGCGGACGCGCTTAGCGGCCTTTACGAGTTGCAGGTGGCCCAGCTGTCGGCCCGCTTCGGGCCTGGGCGTTTTTCCAGCCTGACAGTGCCCGGCTGACGCGGCGACTTCAGCCCCGCGCGCAGTCCACGCAGCGCGTCGCGGCGGGGTCCAGACGCAGCCGGCCCGGGGCGATTTCCTCGCCGCAATCCTCGCAAGTGCCGTATTCGCCCTCGTCCATCCGGGCGAGGGCCGCCGCCAGCCGCGCCCGCTCTCCCGCGCGCCGCGCATCGGTGGCCTTGGCCATCGCCTGGTTCTGCAGCGCGTCCATCCGGCTCAGACGCCCCACAGATTGCTGGTCCAGCTCCACCGTCGCCTTGCCCGCCGCGCCGCGGGCATCCTCCTCGCTCAATTCCGCCAGCCGGGTCTCTATCAGCGCCCGGAAATCCTGTCGCTCTGCTTCATTCATTTTCGTGAACCCACCCATGACGCCTTTGCATTTTACGGATCGAGCATATCTGGTATAACCGATAGGCGCACCAAGGAGCATGCACATGGCCGAAACACATGCAAAGCTGGCAGAGCTTGACCCGGTCTGGGCCCGGATCAACACCGAGGCGACAACCGCGATCAAGGACGAGCCGCTCCTGGGCGGGTTAATCCATTCCTCGATCCTGCACCACAAGACGATCGAGGCCGCGCTGGCCTATCGCACGTCGATGAAGCTGGGCGCGGAAGAGATGCCCGAGCAGCTTTTGCGCGAGATCTGCGATATGGCCTATGCGGACGACCCAGAACTGGGGCAGGCCGCGCGCGCCGATATCGTCGCCGTCTACGACCGCGACCCGGCCTGCGACCGTTTCATCCTGCCGATGCTGTTCTTCAAGGGATTCCAGGCGATCCAGGCCTACCGCGTGGCGAACTGGCTGTGGCGGACCGATCGCCGCGACATGGCGCGTTTCTTCCAGATGCGCTGCTCCGAGGTCTTCGGCGTCGACATTCACCCCGCCGCCCGTATCGGCAAGGGCATCATGATCGACCACGCCCACTCCATCGTCATCGGCGAGACGGCGGTGGTGGGCGACAACGTCTCGATGCTGCACTCCGTTACGCTTGGCGGTACCGGCAAGGAAGAGGAAGACCGCCATCCCAAGATCGGCGACGGCGTCCTCATCGGGGCCGGGGCCAAGGTTCTGGGCAACATCAAGGTCGGCCATTGCAGCCGCATCGCCGCCGGTTCCGTGGTGTTGCAGGAGGTGCCGCCCTGCAAGACCGTCGCCGGCGTTCCGGCCAAGATCGTGGGCGAGGCGGGCTGCGATCAGCCTTCCGTGGCCATGGACCAGCTTCTGGGCGTGCGCTGAGGCGCGCCTTCGCCGGACCATCATGACTCTTGTTCCGACAGCGGCGCCCGGTGCGCCGCTGTTTTCGTGAGGTCGAGCGGCGCGGTCGGGCGCATCGCGCGCTGGGCTGTTGCGCCTTTCCCAGCAGCATGATCGCCGCATGGCCCCTTGGAACGCGTTGTACTCATCGTGAAAGGCCCCGCCAGCGACGCGCGCAACGGGCAATGAGCGATCCCGGAACATCTTGCCACCCTTTCGGGTAATACGTGAAGATGTGGCGCCACCCGGCGCGCAGAACTCAAGAAAGGGCATCTGCACCGGCGTGATGCAAAAGAGACGCACAAAAGGGGCTTCGGGGCCGCATCGCATGGTGCCCTCTGTCGACATCGCCACGACCGGACAGTAGACAGCCCGCCAAAGAGATCGAAAACGGGCCTGTCTGCCCACGGGAGGTGTCGCTCCATGATATCAAAGACCATCAGCTTTCTGCCCCTGGCCTTCGCGGTGCTTCTGGGCGCCTGCACCGAGGTTCCCGAGGACGGCGGTTCGTCCTTCGCCTCGTCGCGCAACGCGACCGAAAACATGAGCCTGCCGCCCGCTGTGCTGGCCGAGGCGATTTCCATGCCCGACGCGGTATGGCAACGCTCGGCGCAACTGGCACGCTATGGCCACAGCTTCGACAAGGCGTTCTACCAGGCCGCCGCACAGCGCGAGGCGGCCAATATCGCCGCGCTGAAGCAGGCGTTTCTCGATCTCGGCCCCGGTGTCGATCCCGAAGAGGCCGGGCGCGCCGCCTACGTGGCCTACACCTATGTCGCGCAGCTGGTCGTCGAATACGAGATCGACAGCGGCGCACTCGCCCACAACACGCGGGTGAATTTCGGCACCAAGCCGCGCGGTCTCTGCTGGCACTGGGCGCATGACATGGACGCCCGCCTGCAGCGCGAGAACTTCAAGACACTGGAAATTCACCGGGCCATCGCCAATTACGACAGCATACGGCTAGAACACAGCACCACGATCCTGGGCCGCCGCGGCGACTCGATGGAAAACAGCCTGGTGCTCGATCCGTGGCGCGGTGCGGGCGAGCTTTACTGGGGCCTCGTGCGCGAGGATGGCCGCTACGACTGGACCGAGCGCAGCAAGGTCTTCGCCTGGAAAAAGGCGCAGAAGGCCAAGCAGACGGGTACGCCGGCGTTCTGAACCCAATTCCCGCGCCGCGTAGGGTGGGTTTCAACCCACCACCGCCCTGAACGAAAAAGGCCGGGGAAATCCCCGGCCTACATTTTTGCCAAGCCGCGCCCTCAGGCCAGCATCACCATCGGGTTCTCCAGGTTCTCCCGGATCTTGTCGAGCAGCTCCGCCCCCAGCGCCCCGTCGATGACCCGGTGATCGACGCTCAGCGTCACCGACATCACCGTCGCCACTGTCAACTCGCCATCATCGCCCACCACGGGCTTTTTCACGCCCGCGCCCACGGCCAGGATCGCGCCATGCGGCGGGTTGATCACCGCGTCGAAATTGTCGATCCCGAACATGCCAAGGTTGGAAATGGCGAAGGTCCCGCCCTGGTATTCCTCTGGCGACAGCTTGCGCTCGCGCGCGCGGCTGGCCAGGTCCTTCATCTCCGCCGACAGGGCCGAGAGCGACTTCATCTCGGCATCCTTCAGCACCGGCGTGAAAAGCCCGCCTTCGATCGCCACGGCCACGGCCACGTCCGACGGCTTCAGCTTCAGCACCCGGTCCCCGGCCCAGACCGCGTTGCAATCTGGCACCGCCTGTAGGGCCAGCGCGCAGGCCTTGATGATGAAGTCGTTCACCGACAGCTTAACGCCGCGCCCTTCCAGCTGCTTGTTCAGCTGCCCGCGGAATTTCAGCAGCGCATCCAGCTGGATATCCCGCCGCAGGTAGAAATGCGGGATGGTCTGCTTGGCCTCGGTCAGGCGGGCGGCGATGGTCTTGCGCATCCCGTCCAGCTTGACCTCCTCGAACTCGCGGTTCTGGTACATCGCCACGACCGCATCGGTACTGGGGCCAGCCGGGGCAGGGGCCGCCTGTCCGCCGCTTGCCGCAGGTGCCGCCTTCTCTTCGGCAGGCTTCGCCGCACCGGCCTTGGCACTTTCCAAGTCCGCCTTCACGATCCGCCCATGCGGGCCCGAGCCCTTCAGCTCGGTCAGGTCGATGCCCTTCTGCTTGGCGATCCGCCGCGCCAGGGGCGAGGCAAAGACACGCTCGCCATCCTTCACCGGCGCTGCCGGGGCAGGGGGCACGTCGCCGCTCTCGGGCTTCGCTTGCTTGGCCTCGGCGTCTTTCTTGGGCGCTTCGTCCTTGGCCTCGGCCGTGTCGCCGCCACCACCGGAGGCCGGGGTGCTCACGTCACCGATATCATCCGCGCTCTCGCCTTCTTCCAGCAGCACGGCAATCGCGGTGTTCACCTTCACGCCTTCGGTGCCTTCCTCGATCAGGATCTTGCCGATCGTGCCTTCGTCGACCGCCTCGAACTCCATCGTCGCCTTGTCCGTCTCGATCTCGGCCAGAAGGTCGCCGGAATTCACCGTATCGCCTTCTTTGACCAGCCATTTCGCCAGCGTGCCTTCCTCCATCGTCGGGGAAAGGGCGGGCATCAGTATTTCCGTGGGCATCGCGCTCTCTCCTTACCGGTAGGTCACTTTGTTGACGGCCTCGATCACTTCCTTGGTCGAGGTCAGCGCCAGCTTTTCAAGGTTCGCGGCATAGGGCATCGGCACGTCCTTGCCCGTGCAGTTGATCACCGGCGCATCCAGGTAATCGAACGCCCGCTCCATGATCACGGCACTGAGATGGTTGCCCATGCTGGCCACCGGGAAACCTTCCTCGACCGTGACGCAGCGGTTGGTCTTCATCACTGACGCAAGCACCGTGTCATAATCCAGCGGACGCAGCGTGCGCAGGTCGATCACCTCGGCATTCACGCCGTCCTCGGCCAGCTTGTCCGCCGCCTCCAGCGCATAGGTCATGCCGATGCCGAAGCTGACGATGGTCACGTCGTCCCCTGGCCGCGCGATGCGCGCCTTGCCGAAGGGAATGGTGAAATCGTCCAGCACCGGCACCTCGAAGCTGCGGCCGTAGAGGATCTCGTTTTCCAGGAAAATCACCGGGTTGGGGTCGCGAATGGCGCTTTTCAGCAGGCCCTTGGCATCGGCGGCAGAGTAGGGCTGTACCACCTTCAGGCCCGGTACGTGCGAATACCACGCCGCGTAATCCTGGCTGTGCTGCGCGGCCACGCGCGCGGCGGCGCCGTTGGGGCCACGGAACACGATGGAACAGCCCAGCTGCCCGCCGGACATATAGTTCGTCTTGGCGGCCGAGTTGATGATCTGGTCGATCGCCTGCATGGCGAAGTTCCAGGTCATGAACTCCACGATCGGCTTCAGCCCGCCCCAGGCCGCGCCTACGCCGATCCCGGCAAACCCGTGCTCGGTGATGGGCGTGTCGATCACCCGCTTGGCGCCGAACTCGTCCAGCAGACCTTGGGTGATCTTGTAAGCGCCCTGGTACTCGGCCACCTCCTCGCCCATGATGAAGACGTCCTCGTCGTTCCGCATCTCCTCGGCCATGGCCGCGTTGATCGCCTCGCGCACGGTCATCTTGGTCATTTCCGTGCCCTCGGGCCAGTCGGGGCTGGCGTCGGGCTGCGGCACGGGGGCTGCGGGCGAGGCCGCGACCGGCTCGGATTTCGCCCGGCTCTCATCGTCGCCATCGCCGCCGCTGTCTTCCTCCTTGGCGGAGGAATCACCGCCGCCCGACGAGGTCTCGCCGATATCGTCGGCACTCTCGCCTTCTTCCAGCAGCACCGCGATGGGCGTGTTCACCTTCACGCCCTCGGTGCCTTCCTCGATCAGGATCTTGCCGATGGTGCCCTCGTCGACGGCTTCGAATTCCATCGTTGCCTTGTCGGTCTCGATCTCGGCCATGATGTCGCCCGAGTTGACCGTGTCCCCCTCCTTGACCAGCCACTTGGCCAGGGTGCCTTCCTCCATCGTCGGCGACAGGGCGGGCATCAGAATTTCTGTTGGCATCGTCGTCTCTCTCCCTACTGGGTCTTGCCCCGGCACAGCTCGGCCAGGTCACGGAACGCATCCGTCGCCTGTTCGGCCTGCGGCTCGGTCAGGATTTCCGCTAGTATCAGTCTGAAAAATTGCTGGCTCCCGTCATCGGGCAGCGTCATCGTCATCTCGCACCCTTGCCGGGTGCAGTCCGCCGGCATGAGCGCGCCAAGCGCCTCGGGCTCCGCCACCAGCAGGTCGTAAAGCTCGTTGCCGGCCTCGATCCGCGTCGTCACCTTCCAGGCCGGCGCGGGGGGCGCCACGTCGAACCTGATCGCAAGCCCGTCGCCTTCGGTTTCAAAGGCGATGTCCTGGGGCGCCACGTCGCGCAGGTCCCCGGTCATGACGACCACCGCATCGACGCCGTCGATGCGGCCTTGCGCCTTCTGGGTGAAGACACAGTCCGGCCGGATATCGAAACTGGTCCGGGTCAGCCCGCCGCTGGTCGCCGGCCCGTCGTAGCGGACAAGGTCGCGCAGGTCATCCGCGTGACGTGCGAAGTCCTTGGCGTTGACGGATTGCCCGCCGACCACGGTCAACAGCACCGCAAGCAGCTTGACAGGCTTGCGCATCAGGCGTCCTCGCGCGTGTCTTCGACATAGATGTCCGTCCACAGCTCGGATACGTCCGGCTCGGCGCTTTCCTTGGCGAACTCGGCGGACTTGTTCACCACATCCTTGATTTCCTTGTCGATCGCCTTGAGGTCCTCCTCGCTGGCGTGCTTGCCCTCCAAGAGCAGCTCGCGCACATGCTCGATGCAGTCCTTCTCGTCGCGCATCTTCTGCACTTCCTCTCGCGTGCGGTACTTCGCCGGGTCCGACATGGAATGCCCGCGATAGCGATAGGTCTTCACTTCCAGGATATACGGCCCGTCACCCTTGCGGCAGTGCGCCACGGCCTTCGCCCCGGCTTCCTTGACGGCCAGAACGTCCATGCCGTCCACCGCCTCGCCGGGGATGCCGAACGCCTCGCCGCGGGTGTAGATTTCGGGTGTCGAGGTCGAGCGCTTCTGCGAGGTGCCCATGGCGTACTGGTTGTTCTCGATGACGAACACCACCGGCAGCTTCCACAGGGCGGCCATGTTGAACGTCTCGTAGACCTGGCCCTGGTTCGCAGCACCGTCGCCGAAATAGGTGAAGGTCACGCGCCCGTTGCCCTTGTACTGGTCGGCCAATGCCAGCCCCGCGCCCAGCGGCACGTTCGCGCCCACGATGCCGTGCCCGCCGTAGAAATCCTTCTCGCGGCTGAACATGTGCATCGAGCCGCCCTTGCCCTTGGAATAACCGCCCTTGCGGCCCGTCAGCTCGGCCATCACGCCATCGGGGTCCATCCCGCAGGCCAGCATGTGGCCATGGTCGCGATAGGTCGTGATCCGCTTGTCGCCTTCTTCGGCCGTGGCTTCCAGCCCGACGACCACCGCTTCCTGCCCGATGTAGAGGTGGCAGAACCCGCCGATCAGACCCATGCCATACAGCTGGCCGGCCTTTTCCTCGAATCGACGGACCAGCAGCATGTCGCGGTAGTATTTCTTCAACTCGTCGGCGGAAACGTTTGGTTTCTTTGTCGTTTTCCTGGCAGCCATGCGGGCGGGCTCCTGTGCTGAAAAGAATAGTTTAGCGTTAAACTATCTTATACAGGACTCGCTCCGATTTTTCGAGAGGGTTTTTGACGCAGCGTCAGATCCGGCAGGCGGGGCCGCGTCCCCGCTGCGAAGACCCGGGTCAGGCTTGCCCGTCGTCCTTGATATCGGGATCCCTGTACCCGTTGGGATCGAAGTCTTCGGGATCATAGGCCTCTTCATCGTCGCCGATCCCGGTCACGTGGGTCGTGCCGCTTTCCTCGTCATAGGCCAGCCCATAAGTCGCGCGGCCCTCGGATTTGTAGCGCGAATACTCGTGGTACCCGGCATATACGAAGGCCAGCGCGAAGGGCGAGACGATCAGGGCCGCCAACAGTTGCGCACTCATTTCTTGCTCTCCTCTCCTTGCCGTTCCCGCACGCGGGCGGTCGGGTCCCGTTCCCGCATGCACATTTGCTCGTGTCCAATCACCTAGCCTACGCTTGCAACACGTCCAGCACTCGACCGGGGCCGTGCAGCGCACCGGCGATATCGAAAGTGACATCATGTGCCCATCCTCCGCAAGCCCCGACTGCGTTGACCCGCCCTGCGGACCGGAGGAACACATCGTCTTGCTGGCGCGGCTCGCCGAGACCGGCGAGACGCTGTGCGTCAGCCTGCAGCCGGGCCTGGTCTACGGGTTCTCCCTCGGCGCGCCCACCGGCCCGCCGAGGATCGCGTTCAGCGTCGATGGGATGCACGTCACCGGAGATTACGACTGGGTATGGATCGACGGCGCCGCGTGGGCGTCCCTCTCGCTCAGGGCCGAGGATGTGACCTGCACCATGCGCGTCGCGCGCGCCGAGCAAGGGGAGCCGCCGCCAGGGGGCGTGCTGGAAATCACCGGCGCCACGAAGGAAACCCATGCGCTCGTGCCTGGCTCGATCCGCCACGATCTTCCGCTTGCCTGAAAATTCCATAAGCACCGGCCGGATACCGGGGCAGGGCGGGGCTCAGCGGATCACGATCTCGTCGGCCCGCAGCATCCCAAGCACCTCACGCGCCTGCTGGTCCAGCAGGTCGAGATCCAGGTACGTGTCCGACAACCGCCGCGTCAGGTTCTCCATCCGCGCGACCTTGGCATCCAGCACGGCCAGCTGTTCACGCAATTCCGCCTCGCCCGATTCGATCTCGGCGCGGCGGAACACGCCGTAATCGCCCTGCACGGCCGCGAACGTGAAATACGCCCCCAGCCCGAAGGCTATGGCGAAATAGATCAACACACCGAATGCGGGGCGCCTGCGCGATTTCATGACTGCTCTTTCTGCCTCTGGTGCCCGCCTCTTCGCGTGCGGTGCCCGTGCACAATGACACAGGCGAATCGCTTTGTGAATCCCCTTTCACATCTAAGCGCTTAAAGGCTACTACTCGTCCTTGAGGAGAGTCATTCATGCCACAATTGCCCCCCGACGCCGCGCTGCTCACCCATGACGTGACGAACCAGCCCGCGGCCCGTGGCGACGTGGACCTTTTTGCCACCGATCCGGCCCTGGCCGACCATGCCGGGGCGGCGGGGGCCGACATCGCGCATCTTGCCACCTACGGCGAAACCGTCGGCACCGCCGCCATGGCCGAGGCGGGCCGGGCGGCCAACCGGAACCCGCCCGAGCTGGCGCTTTTCGACACCGGCGGGCGCAGGCTGGACGAGGTCCGGTTTCATCCCGCCTATCACGACCTCATGCGCGCGGGCATCGGCGCGGGCTATGCCGCCATCGCCTGGGAGGGCGCGGCGGGCGGGCACGCAACCCATGCCGCGATGGTCTATCTGACCAGCCAGGTCGAACCCGGCGTGTGCTGCCCCATGACCATGACCTATGCCGCCGTACCCGCGCTTCAGGCAGATAGCGGGCTCTTCGACGCCTGGGCGCCGAAGCTCCTGAGCCGCGCCTACGATCCGGCACCGAAACCGCTGGCGCGCAAGCCCGGCGCGACGCTTGGCATGGCCATGACCGAGAAACAGGGCGGCTCGGACGTGCGCGCCAACACCACCCGCGCCGCGCCCGATGGCGACGCCTACGTGCTGCGCGGTCACAAGTGGTTCTGCTCGGCGCCCATGTCCGACGGTTTCCTGACGCTGGCGCAGGCGCCCGGGGGCCTGACCT belongs to Roseovarius sp. THAF27 and includes:
- a CDS encoding septum formation initiator family protein, with amino-acid sequence MKSRRRPAFGVLIYFAIAFGLGAYFTFAAVQGDYGVFRRAEIESGEAELREQLAVLDAKVARMENLTRRLSDTYLDLDLLDQQAREVLGMLRADEIVIR
- a CDS encoding TraR/DksA C4-type zinc finger protein, coding for MNEAERQDFRALIETRLAELSEEDARGAAGKATVELDQQSVGRLSRMDALQNQAMAKATDARRAGERARLAAALARMDEGEYGTCEDCGEEIAPGRLRLDPAATRCVDCARG
- a CDS encoding pyruvate dehydrogenase complex dihydrolipoamide acetyltransferase; its protein translation is MPTEILMPALSPTMEEGTLAKWLVKEGDTVNSGDLLAEIETDKATMEFEAVDEGTIGKILIEEGTEGVKVNTAIAVLLEEGESADDIGDVSTPASGGGGDTAEAKDEAPKKDAEAKQAKPESGDVPPAPAAPVKDGERVFASPLARRIAKQKGIDLTELKGSGPHGRIVKADLESAKAGAAKPAEEKAAPAASGGQAAPAPAGPSTDAVVAMYQNREFEEVKLDGMRKTIAARLTEAKQTIPHFYLRRDIQLDALLKFRGQLNKQLEGRGVKLSVNDFIIKACALALQAVPDCNAVWAGDRVLKLKPSDVAVAVAIEGGLFTPVLKDAEMKSLSALSAEMKDLASRARERKLSPEEYQGGTFAISNLGMFGIDNFDAVINPPHGAILAVGAGVKKPVVGDDGELTVATVMSVTLSVDHRVIDGALGAELLDKIRENLENPMVMLA
- a CDS encoding glycoside hydrolase TIM-barrel-like domain-containing protein gives rise to the protein MPSTSMKPAKASDVDWLVSAGPETQKEFLDSLSDGEILSLPYLFDFWAMDHQRTPEGDWRAWVILGGRGAGKTRAGAEWVRSQVEGARPLDAGHCHRLALVGETIDQVRDVMIFGESGILACSPPDRRPVWQATRKRLIWPNGATAQVFSAHDPESLRGPQFDGAWVDEYGCAAVDKGTNQPNKFLDPKSSESTLPHFSDGRRDELIQQQYLRAFLGYWNDPDNNPQSDVYEGAMLDMDHAYAWAWDMRPYPYFPNNRGLWSDGENYTRGHWLNGRVSSRTLSSVIDEICLRTGLEHCDTSRAHGLVRGYTVDQVSEARGALQPLMLRYGVDAVDRDGRLHFVMRDGQSDRLIDLDTLVRDPERDGVLEETRGSTVELAGRVRLRFVEADGDFEVIAEEAILPDDATHAVSTSEFPLAMTRAEGRQTVERWLSEARVATDTVQLTLPPSQLDTGAGDVIALPEGQGRGLFRIDRIDQMAAAQKLEAVRIEPESYRPADFAEEAVTLRPFVPPSPVAPFFLDLPLLTGEEVPHAPHLAVTARPWPGSVALYASDEDANYTLNSLVTARTPVGVLETPLFPADPGRIDRGSDLQVRMLAGTLQSISDLALLNGGNLCAIGDGTPDGWELIQFREAELVDTDTYLLRHRLRGQVGTERAAPWPEGSYLVRLDGTAEQIDLAEAKRGLARYYRIGPAGRPVDDPSFSAVRLAFDGLGLRPLSPVHLRLAPGQGGDLSLNWIRRTRIGGDRWDTAEVPLGEEKEEYVVRVVQADAVIREVTVAAPTWTYSAAAQAADALSGLYELQVAQLSARFGPGRFSSLTVPG
- the cysE gene encoding serine O-acetyltransferase, with the translated sequence MAETHAKLAELDPVWARINTEATTAIKDEPLLGGLIHSSILHHKTIEAALAYRTSMKLGAEEMPEQLLREICDMAYADDPELGQAARADIVAVYDRDPACDRFILPMLFFKGFQAIQAYRVANWLWRTDRRDMARFFQMRCSEVFGVDIHPAARIGKGIMIDHAHSIVIGETAVVGDNVSMLHSVTLGGTGKEEEDRHPKIGDGVLIGAGAKVLGNIKVGHCSRIAAGSVVLQEVPPCKTVAGVPAKIVGEAGCDQPSVAMDQLLGVR
- a CDS encoding pyruvate dehydrogenase complex E1 component subunit beta; its protein translation is MPTEILMPALSPTMEEGTLAKWLVKEGDTVNSGDIMAEIETDKATMEFEAVDEGTIGKILIEEGTEGVKVNTPIAVLLEEGESADDIGETSSGGGDSSAKEEDSGGDGDDESRAKSEPVAASPAAPVPQPDASPDWPEGTEMTKMTVREAINAAMAEEMRNDEDVFIMGEEVAEYQGAYKITQGLLDEFGAKRVIDTPITEHGFAGIGVGAAWGGLKPIVEFMTWNFAMQAIDQIINSAAKTNYMSGGQLGCSIVFRGPNGAAARVAAQHSQDYAAWYSHVPGLKVVQPYSAADAKGLLKSAIRDPNPVIFLENEILYGRSFEVPVLDDFTIPFGKARIARPGDDVTIVSFGIGMTYALEAADKLAEDGVNAEVIDLRTLRPLDYDTVLASVMKTNRCVTVEEGFPVASMGNHLSAVIMERAFDYLDAPVINCTGKDVPMPYAANLEKLALTSTKEVIEAVNKVTYR
- the pdhA gene encoding pyruvate dehydrogenase (acetyl-transferring) E1 component subunit alpha; translation: MAARKTTKKPNVSADELKKYYRDMLLVRRFEEKAGQLYGMGLIGGFCHLYIGQEAVVVGLEATAEEGDKRITTYRDHGHMLACGMDPDGVMAELTGRKGGYSKGKGGSMHMFSREKDFYGGHGIVGANVPLGAGLALADQYKGNGRVTFTYFGDGAANQGQVYETFNMAALWKLPVVFVIENNQYAMGTSQKRSTSTPEIYTRGEAFGIPGEAVDGMDVLAVKEAGAKAVAHCRKGDGPYILEVKTYRYRGHSMSDPAKYRTREEVQKMRDEKDCIEHVRELLLEGKHASEEDLKAIDKEIKDVVNKSAEFAKESAEPDVSELWTDIYVEDTREDA